The genomic DNA GACTTCTATCATCTCTCCCCTTCTGCGGCCCGGTATCTGAGCGCCAAAGGAAAGATGCACCCATCCGGATTTGACACTCGAGCCGTTGCTTCAGACGAGGCCACAGCATTCCTGAGCATTGCACATGGTAGCGCGATGAGCTCTGTGGATGAGCGCATTCGCGACGTTCTGGAATCCAACTttttcctggagaagatcaGCTTTATCAGGGAAGTCATGAAGAGCTGGGTTAAGCATGGGCGCTTAGGAGGTGGGCCTTCGCAAGATCAGACTTCAGCTGACGCTCCCATGATGCTTTGGGAGGGCACTCAGGAGCGGGCGCAACTTGGAGGAGGCAAGTTTGTTTGGGTGACCGTTGGGGCACCTGGAGGGGATGGCGAGTATCGATCCATTTCtctgaaagagagagaatcagaaggaagagagaatgATCCGGAAATGGAGTCTTTACGGGAGCGATTGCGAATATTAGCTACCAAGCCGTGAATTCGGCAACCTCTTCAGCTACAACTTACGATGTCACGACTTTGCGATGTGTGTTTTCCTTCGCTCTCAAACCTGCGATCAATGAAATTTCTTTTGTGATATCCAACAAAGCGCTGAGTGTTTGCATAAAGCTTATAGCTTCGTTCTGTTTATTAGCATTGAACACAATTTGCTGCTACTCTTTCTTGAGATAGAGTGACTCCACTGTACTGATACCCATTGCGCACACGTTCTCCCATCTCGAAGATAGACCACTCTTTTGTCTCATTCTAAGACCGCGGCTCTTGTCGTTCTTGTATTACATCAAAACCGTGCTAGTTGAGCCCAGCTGCCAGGTCCTGAACCATCCGCTTGGACAGTGAGAGTGGCATTCAATCCCCACCATCATGGACTTTCGGATGGGACTGCGGTTTGCTATCAAGGAAAGGATTCCTGTTAAGCAGTTACGAAGGCATTGCAATTTGAGAGGGTGACGGAGGCCTGAGAGACGACGAGACGGGGAGAGGCTATCAAGACGTTGATTAAGGTGTCCAGTGAGGCAGAGATCTGTGAAAGTTTGCGCACTCAGATTTAATATTGTAAGAGCAGCAAGGCTCTGGCGGCATTCACTGTTCTCTATTGCCGTAGTGTTTAACTGCAAAGCATATTTGTGACATGTTCTGTTTGATCATCAGTCCCAAGAATGTATATCAACCAAGTCATTCAATTTTTGCTCGAAGTAAGCGTGCATCCATTCTCATCTCAAAATCGCACCGTGCTAGCCATCTACTCGCTTCAACCAGTTGCACAACATTCATAACTGCTTGAAGAGAATGAAGGGTGACGAAATGGTGATTCACAACCACGGCATGGAAATGTCGATTTTATCGGCACTAGATCGCTCAGGACCAGTCCTGGCCTCGCCAGGGCTATGCTTACCGAGCCATTCTCATAGCTCTGGCGCTCCAAGGCGACCCCCAGATCTGGGACGCTTTTTCGTCCTTCTCTTGAGGCATCATCAATGGCGAAGAAAACGCAATCGATACAGCGCGATGAAACATTGTGCATACAGTAAGCAGAACTTTCTGGGCTATATCAGTTTCATATTGACTGTATTCAAGTAGTGATGCAGACCTGACTAGAGTAATACGTTCTCATAACCCAAGGTCGACTCTGATCGATATTCTTGAGGCTCTGCATCTGCCCACTCATTGCCAGGGTGACATACATATGGATATGGTAGCTTGATAGTCCAGACTAATCGAGGCTTGGAAAAGGAGATACTCCACCTGGGAGACGAAGATGCGAGAAAGACCAGTAGACAGGTTGTCATGCATCTGGCGATCTTGTACAGGACGGCGCCGAAGCGTGTTGCCTGTCCGAGGCGTCGGGCAGCGACTCTATCTAAGGCGTCCAGGATATATGAAATGCTGTATAGGAGTGAACAGAGTCATGTGTGGTAGGGATAGTAGAGCTAAGCAATGGCAAGAATGATTCCGATGGCGCCTAGATTGAATAGTCAGTATTTAAACTCTGGTCTTCATGGTTGGAAGAATCTCCTACCCATTAAGTAAatgatgaaaaggaaaacaTTCTCATTCATTTTCACcaactttttttccccttgaTTGTTAGGGCGGTGGGCATGGTGTTAGATAGTAGCATCGACGATCTTTAATTCTTGGTCCTGAACAAAGACAGTTACCAATTCACAAGGATGTGCAAGATGATCATGTGCCATACTTGGAAGGATCTTTTCCAGTAGCGACTAGACAGGGTTTAAGGTTACTGATAACTGGTAGAAGTTGCCAGGCCCACATTCTTCTATCATCATCCTAGCCCGATATGCATGTCATTATATCTGCAGGTATCGCTGTACCTCTATTTACATATAGTTCTACAAACGCATGATCTGTATTATCTTTAGGGAGTCTACATATTCCCAGGGTTTCTACCTGAAGCTTGTTGTGATCCTCTCCAACTAACGTCCTACCAGGCATCATCGTGACTGTGTCTTTGACTTAGTCTTTGCAAGACAATACTGACCTTCACCTATGTAATGCTCTGTACTGTACTTTCTAAATATGCAAAGCAACCAGTTCACGACGTCAATTAGCTACCCTCCCAGCCCTCAGCATATACCCCTGCACATACCCAGCCACcacctccctctcctccaccacccgaAACCCAAACTTCTCATACAACGGCCTCCCCGCCGGCGACGCCGAGAGATACGTTTCCAGTCCCACCTCATCAGCCCTCTCCAATCCCCACCGGAGCAGTTTCGATGCAAGACCCTGTCCAGCGTACTCCGGCCGGGTCCCCAGCATCTCCAGATCTAAGACGGTCAGCGTGCACCATTAAAACACAGCCCGAAGGAAGAATcaaagggaaaaaggaaatacAGTAATGAGGCCTAGAACCCAtaatcctcttcttcatctcctccattccACCGAAGAATACCTCGCAGAGCTCCCTGTCGGAACTGGCGGGGTAGGGATGCTCATCGCCCGCCTGTGCATGTGCATGCGAATGTGGAGGAGAATGCGAGTGTTTCAAGTGGACATCCTCGGGGGAGGATGGGACCGGGAGCTGCCACACGGCAAACGCGACGATGGACCCGTCTTCTGAGTTGGTTATCTTGAGGACGGCTTTGTGTGGATTGTTGATGAAGGAGGTGAACTGGGCGGTCCAGTAGGTAATTACATCGGGGGTGCGTGGAAACAGGCGCTGGTTGAAGGGGCTACTGAAGGCGGAGAGGAAGACGGTGGTTAGGGCGGGGGAGTCTGTGGGGTCTGCGGGGAGGAGTTCGAAGGgcatttccttttctcttttttcttttgctgTATATTCTATCTGTATATTATTATTGGTTTGATAAGATGGAAACGCGGCGAGAGAGACTCGAGATGAAATTGAGATACGATGTGCCAAGACGTTGCTGCTGTGGGCCGGAGTGGAGCAGATTGCCCCGCGTATGTTGCATGACTTGCATCTCATCTGTACTCATTATACTTGTACGCTTTGTTGTGGTGATGCTACACGGAAGGACATATTCATGAGGTTCATTAGATTAGATATTAGCTGAATTCATACGCTTCAAGTTGAACAGTTTCACACCCGTTCATAGGGCTGGTTCTTCTCCAATACCGGCTCAGGAACAGACACCGGGCTGCCCGCAACAGGCTTCCCAGGCTGCTTCTGCAATTCAGGTGCGCGCGCCTGCGGCAGAAACGACCGACGCATCTGCCCCGGTCCAGCCGACGAGCGATTCTCCCCGCTCTTGGTCGCCTCGATCTCTCGCTTGACACCCTCGTACATGCTCTCGATGAAAACAACCTCCGCCTGGACATCCAGCTGGCAGCCGTCCAGGCAGAACTCGCGCTCTCGTTGCTCAACATACTCCCGGATGTTCCGCCATTCATTCTGGTAGTGCTTCAAACGATCGGGCAGCCCAGACCCCTTGAGGTAGGTCAGTATACCCGCCATGATAGTGTTGATGGCGCCAAAGGCTGTGACGGCGTTGTGGGGCCCGCGCGCGGCGCCGAGGGCCGTCAGCGCGGCCGCAACCACGATCTGGATGCCCAGGCAGGTGTTCATGAGGATGCTGAAAAAGCGGAATTGCTGTGCGGCGGCTTGCTCGGCGCGCACGACGCGCGTGTAGATGCCGACGTTGGGCGCGCTACGTGGATGATGGTGCGGGATTGCTAGGGCCGGGACGGTATCGATGCCAGTGAGAGCGCGGAAAACGAGCAGTTTGTCTGACGGGGGGATCAAGGTGCTGGCGTGGGTGGTTGCTACCGTCAGGCGCCGGGCGAGTTGGGGATTATTCGCGGAGCCCATATATAGACCCTCGTTTTCTGGGTCGTGGAGTCCGCGCATTGTAGGGTATTGATGGTAGCCCTGTTCCTCGCGATCAACGGGGTCGATGATTGCCGTCAGGACACGCCGGAGGACTGTCGGCCGGGGTCGTTCGGCCATGGTTGATTTTTCGGGAGCTTTGGCTCTTTGACTCTGCTTTAGAACGGGTGACGCGACACGCTGCACTCCATACGGAGTCCGCGTATGTCGAGATTGTCGACTGTGCGGAACAACCCCATCGTATTTAAGGATCTGTCAAGCACCGTGAGCCGCTGAAAAGTGGATTCCAATTTCTGTCTTTACTTCTTTTGTCCCTCTTGTTTCTTCGTCCAAGCGTGATCCTGGCTCAGCTAGCCTAGGGCCTGGCGGCTGCTGCCAAAGATATGAGCGCCGAATCATATCAAAGATAGCGCCAGTGAAGTGAAATGAGATGGGAAAACTTGGCCAATAAAGAAGCCATTCATTTCCGCCAATTCCTAAACTGGATGACCTCCTTGCAGATCCGCATGTTTTGGGCAGTGAGCCCGGCCGATCCCTCGGGAGCGGCCCTCTGAAGAACCAAAACCAGACAATCTCAGCAGGAAGTATCTACTCTGGGGGCTCGACCCGGGGTCTCCTTACTCGTCCTGCTTGCTCTGTCAAATAACCCATGAGTATGATCCGTATGGTATGGTGGTGAGGGATAGCAGACGATTTGGCATGCTGATGTCGAAACAGAAGTGGGAATGCGAACTTATCAGCCATAAAACCACTAAGCtaaaaaggcgtctagacctccgtttctagtatagtaggaATTATgaggcatattctggttgacagAACTCTTCTTTTAGCGTGTCTTGGCGATGGAAGCACGGGAAGGTAAAGAGTGCTTGACGAACTGAAGATCACGACTGAAGATGTGATGgacattgttgttgctgaagatggtgatgggTCAAGTCCAGACTCTGTGAAAAGTGTCATTCGTGCAGTCGGAAAACCACGCCGCCAATAGCTTACCAttagtactctgtagaggTTGTTCGTCAAGTCAATGCTTTCAAGAAAATAATCCCAAGGAAAGCCTAGTATCAGTGGGTTGAGTCGGTTGACCATCAATAGGTCTTCATGCTCAGGTCGTGTCCCACACAGCATGAAGCTGATTACTTGAAATAAGGAGTAGTCGCGAGCCATGACAGATCAGAGAGACTTGGCGTAATAACCAAACAAATCAAATGATTCAGCCATCTCTGCATGCAACTGGAACAGAGTGGACTGATTATCTCCTGGATGCACATGGCCTTTCGCAGCGTCACGGAGGACGCTGGACAGTCGCTTAACTCAGACCTCTAGTTATATCACTCGGTGCACCTCTTCCCTTTTGTTCTATATCCAATATCCATGAAAGGAAGCTCTTGATGGCACtgaaccagaagaaggtccTGATCACGTTTAGAACGTCCCTGTTGGCAAATCCAGGAAGGGTTATCAAGAACCACCGTCTAATAGCTTTTCCAAACACAGGGGACTAGTCCTGCTTTGCATGGTAATGTTTTTTTTGAAAGGATAAAAACCATGATGCGTGAGAAATAACTCAACATGTTTGTCTATCTCCATGGTAAATAACACTATTTTTAACAGCAAGATTCTATTCTAAATGACCTTACCGTGCGGTAATGTGTTCCTCTATAATGACATGCTCATAATGAGTCTCGTAATCTTATATCTAACATCGTCTTAAAGAGCATCTCCCCTTCAGAAGCACGTA from Aspergillus fumigatus Af293 chromosome 8, whole genome shotgun sequence includes the following:
- a CDS encoding GNAT family N-acetyltransferase, whose protein sequence is MRCKSCNIRGAICSTPAHSSNVLAHRISISSRVSLAAFPSYQTNNNIQIEYTAKEKREKEMPFELLPADPTDSPALTTVFLSAFSSPFNQRLFPRTPDVITYWTAQFTSFINNPHKAVLKITNSEDGSIVAFAVWQLPVPSSPEDVHLKHSHSPPHSHAHAQAGDEHPYPASSDRELCEVFFGGMEEMKKRIMGSRPHYYLEMLGTRPEYAGQGLASKLLRWGLERADEVGLETYLSASPAGRPLYEKFGFRVVEEREVVAGYVQGYMLRAGRVAN